Proteins encoded within one genomic window of Cucumis sativus cultivar 9930 chromosome 3, Cucumber_9930_V3, whole genome shotgun sequence:
- the LOC101210950 gene encoding 21 kDa protein, which yields MESQILKSSLTLLIFFFIILTTFTPSAVSSSSSTVRPVQPHIRKACKPTPYPRLCETALSLYASQTKRNQQELCRAAMVSSLKAAQNATSIISKLSRRKMSAYEAEVIGDCIDNLKDSVDELRRASTAIKSLSRSKDVDFQLNSIKTWMSAAQTDVITCTDGLSGGSGWKVSKMLKKDVKNCSINVVRQISNALFLINNFNYK from the exons ATGGAATCTCAAATCCTAAAATCCTCACTAACccttttgatcttcttcttcattattttaactACATTCACCCCCTCCGCCgtgtcttcttcttcctccactGTCCGGCCGGTACAACCACACATCAGAAAGGCGTGCAAGCCAACGCCATATCCTCGCCTTTGCGAGACTGCACTTTCCTTATACGCTTCacaaaccaaaagaaaccaGCAAGAACTATGCAGGGCGGCCATGGTTTCTTCTCTCAAAGCTGCACAAAACGCCACCTCCATCATCTCCAAGCTCTCCCGTCGGAAGATGTCAGCCTACGAAGCCGAAGTCATCGGTGATTGTATCGATAATCTCAAGGACTCTGTTGACGAGCTCCGTCGGGCATCAACTGCCATCAAAAGCTTGAGTCGTTCTAAGGATGTGGATTTTCAG TTGAATAGTATAAAGACATGGATGAGTGCAGCACAGACCGACGTTATAACATGCACGGATGGATTGAGCGGGGGCTCCGGGTGGAAGGTGAGCAAGATGTTGAAGAAAGATGTGAAGAATTGTAGCATAAATGTGGTAAGGCAGATTAGTAATGCCTTATTTCTCATCAACAACTTTAACTACAAATGA
- the LOC101210705 gene encoding 21 kDa protein: MAKSLSLLLLLLSILTISASAFNGGASSFIKSKCSAATYPDLCVQSLSSFSSTIQRNPRQLVQTALAVSLSHAQSTRSFVWKLTKFSGLKPRERAALKDCMEEVGDTVDRLNKSVEELKRVSGSKKDFQWHISNVETWVSAAMTDENTCSDGFAGSALNGRIKSSVRGRIVDVTRVISNALSLINKYAENQS, from the coding sequence ATGGCGAAATCCCTCTCCCTTCTCCTCCTACTCCTCTCCATTCTCACCATCTCCGCCTCCGCCTTCAACGGCGGCGCTTCCAGTTTCATCAAATCCAAGTGCAGCGCCGCTACTTACCCTGACCTTTGCGTCCAATCCCTCTCAAGTTTCTCCTCCACAATCCAACGAAACCCCCGCCAATTAGTCCAAACCGCTCTAGCCGTCAGCCTCTCCCACGCTCAATCCACCCGATCTTTCGTCTGGAAACTTACCAAGTTCAGTGGACTTAAACCGAGAGAGCGCGCGGCCTTGAAGGACTGTATGGAAGAAGTCGGAGACACCGTAGATCGGCTCAACAAATCGGTGGAGGAACTGAAGCGCGTTAGCGGATCTAAGAAGGACTTCCAATGGCACATTAGCAACGTTGAGACTTGGGTGAGTGCTGCTATGACCGACGAGAACACTTGCTCCGATGGATTTGCTGGCTCTGCTCTGAATGGAAGAATTAAATCTTCCGTTAGGGGTCGCATTGTGGATGTTACTCGAGTGATAAGCAATGCGTTGTCTCTGATTAATAAGTACGCTGAGAATCAAAGCTAA
- the LOC116402719 gene encoding pentatricopeptide repeat-containing protein At4g25270, chloroplastic has translation MNDHFPLLLQRFVFPMLISLHLLTPPSSSLLLFCSSKPKKSKKERRKLLHQKLLRISKAKQSTDLSFPKSSPTPLLIHPKPFFQSKIQALDAVLTDLEASIDNGLFIDPEIFSSLLELCYQLQAIHHGIRIHRLIPTNLLRRNVGISSKLLRLYASFGYMEDAHQVFDEMGNRNFSAFAWNSLISGYAELGLYEDALALYFQMEEEGVEPDNFTFPRVLKACGGIGSIQIGEAVHRHVVRSGFAGDVFVLNALVDMYSKCGCIVRARKVFDQIEYKDIVSWNSMLTGYTRHGLHFEALDIFDQMIQEGYEPDSVALSTLLSNISSMKFKLHIHGWVIRHGVEWNLSIANSLIVMYAKCGKLNRAKWLFQQMPQKDMVSWNSIISAHFNSAEALTYFEVMESLGVSPDGVTFVSLLSTCAHLGLVKEGGKLYFLMKGKYGIRPTIEHYACMVNLYGRAGMIEEAYKIITKGMEIEAGPTIWGALLYACYLHSDVDIAEIAAERLFELEPDNELNFELLMKIYGNAGRSEDEKRVKLMMAERGLNS, from the coding sequence ATGAACGACCAtttccctcttcttctccaaCGGTTTGTTTTTCCAATGCTGATTTCTTTGCACTTGTTAACTCCACCctcatcttctcttcttctcttctgtTCTTCCAAACCCAAAAAATCcaagaaagagagaaggaaacTTCTCCACCAAAAACTTCTCCGCATTAGCAAAGCTAAACAGTCCACTGATCTCTCCTTCCCCAAATCCTCGCCAACCCCTCTCTTAATCCACCCCAAACCCTTCTTCCAGTCCAAAATTCAAGCCCTTGATGCTGTTCTCACCGACCTTGAAGCTTCCATCGACAATGGCCTCTTTATTGATCCTGAAATTTTCTCTTCCCTTTTGGAACTTTGTTACCAATTGCAAGCTATTCACCATGGTATTCGGATTCATCGCTTAATACCCACCAATCTTTTAAGGAGAAATGTGGGTATTTCTTCTAAGCTTCTTCGTCTGTATGCTTCTTTTGGGTACATGGAGGATGCACACCAGGTGTTCGACGAAATGGGTAATCGTAATTTCTCTGCATTTGCTTGGAATTCTCTTATTTCTGGATACGCGGAACTTGGTCTTTATGAAGATGCTCTGGCGCTTTACTTTCAAATGGAGGAAGAAGGTGTTGAACCTGACAATTTCACTTTTCCTCGTGTGCTCAAGGCCTGTGGTGGCATTGGGTCGATTCAAATCGGAGAGGCGGTGCATCGGCATGTAGTTCGTTCTGGCTTTGCTGGAGATGTCTTTGTCCTCAATGCTTTAGTTGACATGTATTCCAAATGTGGTTGCATTGTGAGGGCTAGGAAAGTGTTTGATCAGATTGAGTATAAGGATATAGTTTCCTGGAACTCAATGCTCACTGGTTACACACGCCATGGGCTTCACTTTGAGGCATTAGACATCTTTGATCAAATGATTCAAGAAGGTTACGAGCCCGATTCGGTTGCTTTGTCCACCCTACTTTCTAACATTTCGTCAATGAAATTCAAGTTACATATTCATGGATGGGTAATTCGACATGGAGTCGAATGGAATTTGTCCATTGCTAACTCCTTGATAGTCATGTATGCCAAATGTGGTAAGCTTAACAGAGCAAAATGGCTGTTCCAGCAAATGCCTCAAAAGGACATGGTCTCATGGAACTCCATAATCTCTGCTCATTTCAATAGCGCAGAAGCTTTGACATATTTCGAAGTGATGGAAAGCCTTGGTGTTTCGCCAGACGGTGTAACATTTGTGTCATTGTTATCAACTTGTGCTCATCTGGGGTTGGTGAAGGAAGGGGGgaaattgtattttttgaTGAAGGGGAAGTACGGAATAAGACCAACAATTGAACATTATGCTTGTATGGTGAATCTTTACGGGAGAGCAGGGATGATTGAAGAAGCTTATAAAATCATAACGAAAGGGATGGAGATCGAGGCAGGTCCGACCATATGGGGGGCGTTGTTGTATGCGTGTTATCTCCATAGCGATGTAGATATCGCTGAGATTGCTGCTGAAAGACTCTTCGAATTGGAGCCAGATAATGAGCTCAATTTTGAGCTTTTGATGAAGATTTATGGCAATGCTGGGAGATCGGAAGACGAGAAGCGAGTGAAATTAATGATGGCAGAACGAGGACTGAATTCATAG
- the LOC101217681 gene encoding UMP-CMP kinase isoform X4, whose translation MKEKGTFQRDKTPFITFVLGGPGSGKGTQCMKIVENFGFTHLSAGDLLRREIASNSADGTMILNTIKEGKIVPSELTVRLIQKEMESSDNYKFLIDGFPRSEENRIAFEQIMGVEPDVVLFFDCPEDEMVKRVLNRNQGRVDDNIVTIKKRLKVFDALNLPVVKYYMEKGKLYKIRAVGSVDEIYKQVYPVFASLNFEQQVRE comes from the exons GTGGGCCTGGAAGTGGTAAAGGTACACAATGTATGAAGATAGTTGAGAACTTTGGATTTACACATTTGAGTGCTGGCGATCTATTAAGGAGGGAGATAGCTTCCAATAGTGCAGATGG TACCATGATTCTCAACACAATTAAGGAAGGAAAAATAGTTCCTTCAGAATTGACAGTCAGACTTATTCAAAAGGAAATGGAATCCAGTGACAATTACAAGTTTCTTATTGATGGGTTTCCACGCAGTGAGGAAAACCGGATAGCATTCGAACAAATT ATGGGGGTAGAACCAGACGTTGTACTCTTTTTTGACTGTCCAGAAGATGAGATGGTGAAGCGAGTGCTCAATCGTAATCAG GGAAGAGTTGATGACAACATTGTCACAATCAAGAAAAGGCTGAAAGTTTTTGATGCATTAAATCTTCCTGTAGTCAAATATTATATGGAGAAGGGAAAGCTTTATAAG ATAAGGGCAGTTGGATCAGTGGATGAAATATACAAACAAGTTTATCCAGTTTTTGCATCATTGAATTTTGAG CAGCAGGTAAGAGAATGA